Proteins encoded together in one Staphylococcus aureus window:
- a CDS encoding YwpF-like family protein — protein MKTFKAVRFQIVNEHGRIIEYELEDGVIINKEESGTGWLLEIVISNEHYETFKEYQDNEQLLDIRVVITRPANDPALFESTVKSIKNFKTTMSIVFECHIYTLRQQYAESLLEQLIDDGLSGEELKKSFNRMMQSKPKLKDEKLEE, from the coding sequence ATGAAAACTTTTAAAGCAGTAAGGTTTCAAATTGTGAATGAACACGGCAGAATTATAGAATATGAATTAGAAGATGGCGTAATAATTAATAAAGAGGAAAGTGGCACGGGTTGGTTGCTTGAAATTGTCATTTCTAATGAGCATTATGAAACATTTAAGGAATATCAAGACAATGAACAGTTATTGGATATTCGTGTCGTCATCACGCGTCCAGCCAATGATCCAGCTTTATTTGAATCTACTGTGAAAAGTATTAAAAATTTTAAAACAACAATGTCTATCGTATTTGAATGTCATATTTACACTTTACGTCAACAGTATGCTGAAAGTTTATTAGAACAACTTATTGATGATGGATTATCTGGTGAAGAATTAAAAAAATCATTTAATCGAATGATGCAGTCTAAACCAAAGTTAAAGGATGAAAAATTAGAAGAGTAA
- the fabZ gene encoding 3-hydroxyacyl-ACP dehydratase FabZ, which yields METIFDYNQIKQIIPHRQPFLLIDKVVEYEEGQRCVAIKQVSGNEPFFQGHFPEYAVMPGVLITEALAQTGAVAILNSEENKGKIALFAGIDKCRFKRQVVPGDTLTLEVEITKIKGPIGKGNAKATVDGQLACSCELTFAIQDVK from the coding sequence ATGGAAACAATTTTTGATTATAACCAAATTAAACAAATTATACCTCACAGACAGCCATTTTTATTAATTGATAAAGTAGTTGAATATGAAGAAGGTCAACGTTGTGTGGCTATTAAACAAGTATCAGGAAACGAACCATTCTTTCAAGGGCATTTTCCTGAGTATGCGGTAATGCCAGGCGTATTAATTACTGAAGCGTTAGCTCAAACAGGTGCGGTAGCTATTTTAAATAGTGAAGAAAATAAAGGTAAAATCGCTTTATTTGCTGGTATTGATAAATGTCGTTTTAAACGTCAAGTAGTACCTGGTGATACTTTAACGTTGGAAGTAGAAATCACTAAAATTAAAGGACCAATAGGTAAAGGTAATGCTAAAGCTACTGTCGATGGTCAACTTGCTTGTAGTTGTGAACTTACATTTGCAATTCAAGATGTAAAATAA